The Periophthalmus magnuspinnatus isolate fPerMag1 chromosome 19, fPerMag1.2.pri, whole genome shotgun sequence region ttgtgtattattttagaCTAAGGGCATAAATTACCACCAGTATCAAAACAGTTTTGAAGAATCTCAAAGTTTTGCTACTGACATCACTGGGTAAGTGTTCGATGGTTTAAATGGAAAATGATGCATTCAGTTGTTTTGGCTTAGAGCTGGACCCAGTCTGCAGACCTCAGTCTCACTGTGGGAGTTTGAATGAAAGTACTTCTGTTACAGAGCTGCATTTGTGACTCTTAAAACTGCAAAAGAAGAATATAatagacctggacgactgatggattacacagactctTAAAACTCAAAACTTTTCCTTTAATCGTCACAATATTAGGAAGGACCCCCGAGAGACAGCTGCTGAGGAGGCCTCTGGCAGGGCCCGTCCTCTGGGCACAGTGCTGCATGTTTGTGTCCGTGGGCGAACACCACTGTCCCAGCGCCCAGTGCTTCCTGATGGCAGTGTGGAGGCGGACACATTCCTCTCATGGGCCCAAGGAGCAAGAGCTTTTGAGATGCTGTGCTGTGGATCTGAGAGCCTTTTGTGGCTCAGGCTTTTGTTCATGCGTCGTTCACACTGTTTCAGCTCACATTCTCTGCCCTCAGCCTTGTCAGCACAACACTCTCTCACAAGTCCACTGAGTCCTATCTGCTTCTGTGTGTGCTCCACTGCACTATCAATTTGACAGTCATCCAGTAATGATAGATCTGACTATATTCATGCTCTCCTCTAAACCCTCCTAATCAGGACACATCAGACTATATTTGTCTGACATAAGCTGCCCTTCTGATGGACTCATCCACATCATGGCCAGATATTATTCTTCTGCTCCTATAtataccttttgttttgaaactTGGTTCATGTGGCATGAATACTTTCAGCGTTAACAATTATGTTAAAGTAAGTTTTTATTCTCTCAATTTTTGTTCCTTCTTGTGATAAAGAATTGAATTAAATGTAAGGTCTTCACTGCTCTCTTCTTTTAGGTTGCTGACCCCAAGTagtcaaaacacaacattttccCTCAGCACTGGTGTAACCCTGGGCAATAAACAGTGTCCCACTACCCCAACTGTGTTCCTCATCAGCTACACAGGGAAATGAGAACTCAGACCAATCAATGAACACTGTGACTCTGTGAAGAAAAGGAGAAGTTGTATCTATGATGGTCCATCTCTGTGAAAATGGCTTTAGTGTGTTCCAGTGAGGACTGGTTTCAGAGTGCCACTGAAGGGCTTTTGAGCAGAGCATTAACCCAGCCAGTGCTGTGTAATGTCAGTACTTCATTCTCTGCTGGCTTCACTGTTCTGCCCACTTCATCAGagatttcattcatgttttatgaATGTGGTAGGTCATAATGGAATCACATTACTACTATGTCACCATTTGCTTATTGTTATTCAGGATTGAACCAAAGGcagtttttaaaattatattattctgCTATTATAAATGTGATACCCTTCCATAATAACCTACAGCTTCTTCTCCACAGTCATGACCACACTCCTTTATCAGGAGTGATCAGCCCTATACTGCCAAGATCTCCACCATTCACAATGAGATGTCCCAAATTGGCAGAGGTCACACAGTTAGTGTTCCCACTTCCTTCAACTTTTCTCTCCTGTTTCGATTCgatcctttcctctctcttctttctcctctatcttctcctctctcagtTCTCCCTCTCAGGTGGAGGCGCGTGTTCGGTGAAGCTTGTTATTGACGGGTGTGTAGGCGCGAGGCTGATGGATGCGCGGAGGGTGTGACCGTCGGGACAGTGCTATGGCTGAAATGTAGACTGCGTTGTCCGCGATTCTATCTCCAGTTTTGATCGTTCTGATTTTGAAAAAAGAGAAGCAAATGAATAGAAAATTATTATCAACATACACGCCCAATATGTCTTTGGAGTTTTATTTAACACCAGGGGGGCGAACCCGTTTGCATCTTTGAGAATTATTTATAAATAGGTGATGTCAACTTGTTTGCATACACCACATAGTTATATTAAGGTACAAACACTTAGTGGAAACAAAAATCCACCACATTTCTGTTTGTCAACTTGTCCTCCCACGAAGGGACTTTACACTGTGCGCCAGAGAGACAGTGTCATGACGCACCGCGGGAGGGCGCACTCCTCCATGTCTCCTAGACTTCTCAGTGCATTCAAATAtcatatttattaaatatatatctATTATACAGCTATTTAACTACTCAATTAATCACGATTTTATATTTGGTTAATGTAGGCTACGTTTACACTGCCATCATGGGTTTAGCAGTATCATACGAGTATAGGCTATTTTAAGTTCATCCGCGTTCACTCCGTGCTGCCCACTGCCCTCTGTGCTTGTTCTAATTGTAACTGTTTTGACTGAAACAGTTATTTCCTCGCGTGGAGTGAAAACGCGCGCGCATTTTCCTCTGAGGAGATTCCGCTCCGCATCATTTGCCTGTGGTCGCTTTGAGTGACACTTTCCGAGCATCACTTTCCGGAACAAAGCCAAATATAGATCAGTGAGGTATACCTCGAGCACCGGATCATGCCTTTTATGGTAAGTCAAAACCGGAATTTCTAATTTGAACAAGTAGGCACATATAAGAGTTTTACACTGTATGAATATAACGACATGGTCTTGTGACCGACGAAGAGCTTGACTGTGTCCGAAGCCTGCACGGAGTCTGGAGCAGGTCTTTGACAACCTGTGTCTGGCGACGTCACACAAACATCAGCCAATGAGCGGCTGCAGCGCTTGTGCACAGAGCCTCCGTTTTCGCCACTCCTACTCCCTATAAGGGCAATGACGTGTCAGCATATTCAAGGATTCCCTTAAAACTAAAGCGAGGCGCGGGCCCTGCTCTTGATCTCACTCTCATCGTGAGCTCCAGGACTGACCCAAAGCGATCCACCGACAGCGCACACACGCACCTGCGCTCAGTGGAAACCATGACCGCAAAAACCCTGGACAAAGTAGCTGTGACCCTGGGGGGCTACGCACACCCAGGGCCAGAAAGCGTGTACTCCATGGAAGACATGTCAGGCACCCTCCACTCCTCCGCCCCCTTCAACAGCGAGTTGGGCCACTACGATCCGACCACCACAGGTAAGAGGCATTCACAAATGTGCTGTCAGAGTGAAAATTACAGCAGTAGAATCAGAGCTTTTCGGCTTGgactttttaaatctattttttagAAAGTTGAAGTAAACCTTCTGAACTCTGTGTCTTGTCTCGTACAGAGCCGCTGCTGGACCACTCTGCAGAGAGGCTGTCTTACAGCGGGCTGCCCCCTGCTCTGGCCCCGGGTCCTCGTCAAACATTCACCTACATGGGCAAGTTCTCCATTGACTCTCAATACCCGGGCTCGTGGAGCCCCGAGGGGGTCATTAACATCGTGTCAGGGATCTTCAACGTGGCTCAGcctccgcccccctcctcctccgcatGCTCTTCTCCATCCTCGCGCTCTCCCGGTCACTTGGCCCGTATTCAAGGCTGCAGCATGGCACAGACTCAGCCTGAGGAGCAGATGTACTCCCCTCCACCACCGTACACATCCTCCACCTGTGGGGAGTTCCAGGACCCATCAGCGTTTCTGGCACCCTCCGGGGCCATGTCTTACCCACCGCCCTCCTACTCCTCTCCAAAGCCCTCGACTGCAGATCCAGGGCTGTTCCCTCTTATTCCGGACTACACAGGCTTCTTCCAACCAACGTGTCAGCGAGAACTCCCAGAACGAAAGCCCTTTGGACCATGTCCGTTAGACACATTCCGCGTGCCGCCACCACTGACCCCGCTAAACACTATCAGGAACTTCACCCTTGGGGCACCTGCAGGCCTTGAGGCAGGCTCCCGACTGCCCTCTGCTTACAGCCCACAGAACCTGCCTCTTCGGCCCATTCTGAGGCCCCGGAAATATCCCAATCGCCCCAGTAAAACCCCAGTACACGAGAGGCCGTACCCGTGCCCAGCCGAAGGTTGCGACCGCCGCTTCTCCCGCTCTGATGAACTCACGCGTCACATACGCATCCACACTGGACACAAGCCCTTTCAATGCCGTATCTGTATGCGCAATTTCAGCCGCAGTGACCACTTGACCACTCACATCCGCACGCACACGGGCGAGAAGCCCTTTGCCTGTGACTTCTGCGGACGAAAGTTTGCGCGCAGCGATGAGCGGAAGCGGCATACGAAGATTCACTTGCGGCAGAAGGAACGCAAATCATCTGCAGCATCCTCTTCATCATCTGGCTCTAGCGCGCTTTGTTCGTAGTGCGCACTGGCATGTGCATGTGGGAACAGGCAcacaaaactttataaactggcTCAGAATAGCGTTGCTCTTGCAACGCCTTGTAGTGCCTTCAATCATGCTCTGgcagaaatgaaaataatatatttttatacaatatAATTCTGTacctttttgtaaaaaaaaaaaaaaaaaaaaaaaaaaagtgtaaaatatgtaaagtgtaaatgtgtaaatatctaTTGTGCAGTGTGCAGTGAATTAAATATAATTGAAGATGAGCACAcgcctctgtgtttttgtccaaGTCAAATTTCATTGAAGTGGTTTAATAATGAAAGTGCTAATGTCTTCTTTAGTTCTGACTAATGACACTGTGGGCCGCGCTCACCGCGAGGAAAGTGCGTGGGAAAGTCCCTTGACGCGTAAAGTTTGGCCCTGGAGCGCACGTTGTTTTTCTTTATCTCTTCATGTGCGCTCTCTACAGAGAAAGCAAAGACAAATAAAGCCAGGCCCGTATTTAGactactttattattttatttttcttttcaaaaaacaaacaaacaaacaaacaaacaaataaacaaacaaacgtaGCTTCgtccttttatttctttttatttcttacACGAAAGACTGGGccattttctctttattttataTAGCCTAGGCCTAACTTTTTAACTACCTCGTTTT contains the following coding sequences:
- the egr2b gene encoding early growth response protein 2b, which produces MTAKTLDKVAVTLGGYAHPGPESVYSMEDMSGTLHSSAPFNSELGHYDPTTTEPLLDHSAERLSYSGLPPALAPGPRQTFTYMGKFSIDSQYPGSWSPEGVINIVSGIFNVAQPPPPSSSACSSPSSRSPGHLARIQGCSMAQTQPEEQMYSPPPPYTSSTCGEFQDPSAFLAPSGAMSYPPPSYSSPKPSTADPGLFPLIPDYTGFFQPTCQRELPERKPFGPCPLDTFRVPPPLTPLNTIRNFTLGAPAGLEAGSRLPSAYSPQNLPLRPILRPRKYPNRPSKTPVHERPYPCPAEGCDRRFSRSDELTRHIRIHTGHKPFQCRICMRNFSRSDHLTTHIRTHTGEKPFACDFCGRKFARSDERKRHTKIHLRQKERKSSAASSSSSGSSALCS